Proteins encoded by one window of Mercenaria mercenaria strain notata chromosome 4, MADL_Memer_1, whole genome shotgun sequence:
- the LOC123553146 gene encoding uncharacterized protein LOC123553146 isoform X2, which yields MKPYVYSLRLTSALSSICFHSSSRHQTHRINMKTTRLFLIFVLVIFVNFLQGLNDISYSRVHVLDGNYCPDGNVIKEIKFAYRMQCLVLCSEQSTCNGVFLHLDETKCVACSAKYFVKNDTHNSNIGSTFYKRGEKSTETGDTGRVSVFWLIKQGMTWDEAKKSCEELGGQLATVKSKEENDYIAQNVLAGYVYSGDVEVWTSGTGLGGTESTFKWLDGTNVSVGYTNWKPGQPYHSMGQVPVCIKMVPTSNCQWNDDDCNDEFYSLCELE from the exons ATGAAGCCTTATGTTTACAGTTTACGGTTGACAAGCGCGCTCTCATCAATCTGTTTCCATTCCAGTTCTAGGCACCAGACTCACAGGATCAACATGAAAACAACGCGATTATTTCTCATATTCGTGTTAGTAATATTTGTAAACTTTCTTCAAGGACTAAATGATATCAGTTACAGTCGTGTTCATGTTCTTGATGGAAACTATTGTCCTGACGGTAATGTGATCAAGGAAATCAAGTTCGCGTACAGGATGCAATGTTTGGTTCTTTGCTCGGAACAATCCACATGTAATGGCGTGTTTCTTCATCTTGATGAGACAAAATGTGTGGCTTGTTCAGCAAAGTATTTCGTAAAAAACGACACGCACAACTCGAACATTGGTTCTACATTCTACAAGCGCGGTG AAAAGTCGACTGAAACCGGAGACACTGGGCGGGTATCAGTGTTTTGGTTGATAAAGCAGGGCATGACCTGGGACGAAGCAAAG AAGTCATGCGAGGAGCTAGGCGGCCAGTTGGCAACAGTAAAATCAAAAGAGGAGAACGATTACATAGCGCAAAATGTTCTTGCTGGAT ATGTATATTCAGGTGATGTCGAAGTGTGGACTAGTGGTACAGGACTTGGTGGAACAGAAAGCACGTTTAAGTGGTTGGATGGAACAAATGTATCAGTCGGATACACAAACTGGAAACCTGGTCAACCATACCATTCTATGGGACAAGTACCCGTATGTATCAAAATGGTACCAACGTCGAACTGCCAATGGAACGATGATGATTGCAATGATGAATTCTATAGCCTGTGTGAATTGGaataa
- the LOC123553146 gene encoding uncharacterized protein LOC123553146 isoform X1 translates to MKPYVYSLRLTSALSSICFHSSSRHQTHRINMKTTRLFLIFVLVIFVNFLQGLNDISYSRVHVLDGNYCPDGNVIKEIKFAYRMQCLVLCSEQSTCNGVFLHLDETKCVACSAKYFVKNDTHNSNIGSTFYKRGEKSTETGDTGRVSVFWLIKQGMTWDEAKKSCEELGGQLATVKSKEENDYIAQNVLAGCDVEVWTSGTGLGGTESTFKWLDGTNVSVGYTNWKPGQPYHSMGQVPVCIKMVPTSNCQWNDDDCNDEFYSLCELE, encoded by the exons ATGAAGCCTTATGTTTACAGTTTACGGTTGACAAGCGCGCTCTCATCAATCTGTTTCCATTCCAGTTCTAGGCACCAGACTCACAGGATCAACATGAAAACAACGCGATTATTTCTCATATTCGTGTTAGTAATATTTGTAAACTTTCTTCAAGGACTAAATGATATCAGTTACAGTCGTGTTCATGTTCTTGATGGAAACTATTGTCCTGACGGTAATGTGATCAAGGAAATCAAGTTCGCGTACAGGATGCAATGTTTGGTTCTTTGCTCGGAACAATCCACATGTAATGGCGTGTTTCTTCATCTTGATGAGACAAAATGTGTGGCTTGTTCAGCAAAGTATTTCGTAAAAAACGACACGCACAACTCGAACATTGGTTCTACATTCTACAAGCGCGGTG AAAAGTCGACTGAAACCGGAGACACTGGGCGGGTATCAGTGTTTTGGTTGATAAAGCAGGGCATGACCTGGGACGAAGCAAAG AAGTCATGCGAGGAGCTAGGCGGCCAGTTGGCAACAGTAAAATCAAAAGAGGAGAACGATTACATAGCGCAAAATGTTCTTGCTGGAT GTGATGTCGAAGTGTGGACTAGTGGTACAGGACTTGGTGGAACAGAAAGCACGTTTAAGTGGTTGGATGGAACAAATGTATCAGTCGGATACACAAACTGGAAACCTGGTCAACCATACCATTCTATGGGACAAGTACCCGTATGTATCAAAATGGTACCAACGTCGAACTGCCAATGGAACGATGATGATTGCAATGATGAATTCTATAGCCTGTGTGAATTGGaataa